Proteins encoded together in one Citromicrobium bathyomarinum window:
- a CDS encoding cell wall hydrolase, whose translation MRRKAWHGIAVLTGAIALPAMAAHAEWRLPEVAPEASAIVASNQVEPLPFERAGATFPGSALYFLADPPAAASTVNVPVESSTGVNPIAAWNGDPDAAIAIETAGPAARSFVSRGTGIDKARALDCLAKAVYYEAASESEGGQRAVAQVVLNRVAHPAYPDTVCGVVYQGSQRRTGCQFTFTCDGSLGRKPSATYWARALSVARRALSGEVYAPVGLATHYHTTWVNPYWAPSLAHIGTIGAHRFYRWPGAASRPAAFSDVYRGGEPLPQPAIAARSADPAPDPVAIARQYEVADRTATTPGLNGENTRQAEIAQPRSQPVRQQPTEAQEGSGSVRPEYANSGRWIGQPN comes from the coding sequence GTGCGCCGCAAGGCGTGGCACGGAATCGCGGTACTGACCGGCGCGATCGCGCTGCCTGCGATGGCTGCGCATGCCGAATGGCGGTTGCCCGAGGTTGCGCCCGAGGCGAGCGCCATCGTGGCCAGCAATCAGGTCGAGCCGCTGCCGTTCGAACGGGCGGGCGCGACCTTCCCCGGCTCGGCGCTCTATTTCCTCGCCGATCCGCCCGCCGCGGCAAGCACGGTGAACGTGCCCGTCGAAAGCAGCACCGGGGTCAACCCGATTGCTGCATGGAACGGCGACCCCGATGCCGCAATCGCGATCGAGACCGCAGGGCCCGCAGCGCGCAGCTTCGTCAGCCGGGGTACGGGAATCGACAAGGCGCGCGCGCTCGATTGCCTCGCCAAGGCGGTCTATTACGAGGCCGCGAGCGAAAGCGAGGGCGGCCAGCGCGCGGTCGCGCAGGTCGTGCTCAACCGGGTCGCCCATCCCGCCTATCCCGATACGGTGTGCGGCGTGGTCTATCAGGGATCGCAGCGGCGCACCGGGTGCCAGTTTACCTTTACCTGCGACGGATCGCTGGGGCGAAAGCCATCCGCGACCTACTGGGCGCGCGCGCTCTCCGTGGCGCGGCGCGCGCTCTCGGGCGAAGTCTATGCGCCCGTCGGCCTCGCCACGCATTACCACACCACCTGGGTGAATCCGTACTGGGCACCCAGCCTTGCGCATATCGGCACGATCGGCGCGCACCGCTTCTACCGCTGGCCCGGCGCAGCAAGCCGACCGGCGGCGTTCAGCGATGTCTATCGCGGCGGCGAACCGCTTCCCCAGCCCGCGATCGCGGCCCGTTCCGCCGACCCCGCGCCGGACCCGGTCGCCATTGCCCGGCAATATGAAGTCGCGGACCGCACCGCCACGACCCCGGGCCTGAATGGCGAGAATACGCGGCAGGCAGAGATCGCCCAGCCGCGCAGCCAGCCCGTCCGCCAGCAGCCCACCGAAGCGCAGGAGGGATCCGGCAGCGTGCGGCCCGAATACGCCAATAGCGGGCGCTGGATCGGCCAGCCGAACTGA